The proteins below are encoded in one region of Peribacillus muralis:
- a CDS encoding thioredoxin family protein: MENLKTEQQYDALKNEGKHIFLFSATWCGDCRIIEPIMPEIEKKYPDFTFIHVDRDEFIDVCAANDVFGIPSFIAYDNGKELGRYVSKDRKTQEQIEEFIQSL, encoded by the coding sequence ATGGAAAATTTAAAAACTGAACAGCAATATGATGCATTGAAAAATGAAGGCAAACATATTTTCCTCTTTTCAGCAACATGGTGTGGAGACTGCCGTATAATCGAACCGATCATGCCGGAGATTGAAAAGAAATATCCTGATTTTACGTTCATTCATGTGGACCGTGATGAATTCATCGATGTCTGTGCAGCAAACGACGTATTCGGGATACCGAGTTTCATCGCGTATGATAATGGCAAAGAGCTTGGCAGGTACGTGAGCAAGGATCGTAAAACACAAGAACAAATTGAAGAATTCATTCAATCACTATAA
- a CDS encoding YtoQ family protein, which yields MKLTVYLAGEIHSNWRNELKDKAAALKLPLLFVGPMENHERSDNIGEDILGEQPNPILKDAAASQINNLRTGLLLKKADLVVALFGEKYKQWNTAMDASTAISLGKPLILIRPESHHHALKELSEKASVTVESVNQALKVLSYIFEDGK from the coding sequence ATGAAATTAACCGTTTATCTTGCTGGGGAAATTCATTCAAATTGGAGAAACGAGCTAAAGGATAAGGCTGCGGCCTTGAAGCTTCCGTTATTGTTTGTCGGTCCGATGGAAAACCATGAGCGTTCCGATAATATTGGAGAAGATATTCTGGGGGAACAACCAAACCCGATCCTCAAGGATGCTGCCGCCTCCCAGATCAATAATTTGCGGACAGGCCTTTTACTGAAAAAAGCCGATCTTGTCGTCGCGCTGTTCGGGGAGAAATATAAACAGTGGAACACTGCCATGGATGCAAGTACCGCCATTTCCCTTGGTAAACCGCTTATTTTGATTCGCCCGGAATCCCATCATCATGCTTTAAAGGAATTATCGGAAAAGGCAAGTGTCACCGTCGAATCCGTCAATCAAGCGCTGAAGGTGCTTTCCTATATATTTGAAGATGGAAAGTGA
- a CDS encoding AraC family transcriptional regulator, whose translation MGWIESIQKAIDHIEEHLLDDLTIESIARQANASAFHFQRTFTILTESTVGDYIRRRRLTLAAQEISCTNEKVIDLAYKYGYDTPEAFSKAFRRQHGVSPSEARKYMGKLKFYERLVIQVILKGAEPMKYKILERDSFQLIGIKQEFSLIDEENLIGIPKLWEQVNTDGTSDELAKLNNGEIVGLLGVCVDKRAQEKNETMDYWIAAEYTGKVDEPFLSLTIPASKWVAFEVHGPMPDAIQKAWKQIFSEWFPTSGYEHAALPELEVYSNDDASNPDYYSEIWIPIKKG comes from the coding sequence ATGGGATGGATTGAATCGATCCAAAAGGCCATCGACCATATCGAGGAGCACTTATTGGATGATTTGACAATCGAGAGCATTGCCAGGCAAGCGAATGCCTCCGCTTTTCATTTTCAACGGACGTTCACCATATTAACGGAAAGCACCGTCGGTGACTATATCAGGCGTCGCAGGCTGACCTTGGCGGCCCAGGAGATTTCCTGCACTAATGAAAAGGTCATAGACTTAGCCTACAAGTATGGTTATGACACTCCCGAGGCATTCTCAAAAGCTTTTCGAAGGCAGCATGGGGTATCCCCGAGTGAAGCGCGAAAATATATGGGAAAGCTGAAATTTTATGAACGCCTGGTCATACAGGTGATACTGAAAGGAGCAGAACCGATGAAATACAAGATCCTTGAAAGAGATTCCTTTCAATTGATTGGAATCAAGCAAGAATTTTCCTTGATTGATGAAGAAAATCTGATTGGAATCCCAAAGCTCTGGGAGCAAGTGAATACGGATGGTACAAGTGACGAGTTAGCGAAGCTGAACAACGGGGAAATAGTTGGATTGCTTGGGGTATGTGTTGATAAGAGGGCGCAGGAAAAAAACGAAACGATGGATTATTGGATAGCGGCGGAGTATACCGGCAAAGTGGATGAACCGTTTTTGTCCCTTACGATACCTGCTTCCAAGTGGGTTGCTTTTGAAGTTCATGGACCGATGCCGGACGCAATCCAAAAGGCGTGGAAGCAAATTTTTTCCGAATGGTTCCCTACCAGTGGCTATGAGCATGCGGCACTGCCGGAACTGGAAGTTTACTCGAATGATGACGCCTCAAACCCGGATTATTATTCCGAAATTTGGATCCCCATCAAAAAGGGATAA
- a CDS encoding M42 family metallopeptidase: MNHETLELFKTLTELPGASGNEHAVRGFMRKELEKYSDEIVQDRLGGIFGVKRGNEEGPTVLVAGHMDEVGFMVTSVTENGMIRFQPLGGWWSQVLLAQRVEIITNNGPVIGVIGSIPPHLLEESQRSKPMDIKNMLIDIGADDKEDVKRIGIKPGQQIVPICPFTPMANEKKILAKAWDNRYGCGLAIELLKDLHGETLPNVLYSGATVQEEVGLRGAQTAAFMIKPDLFFALDASPANDMSGSKSEFGQLGKGALLRILDRTMVTHRGMREFILDTAESNDIPYQYFVSPGGTDAGKVHIANEGIPSGVIGICSRYIHTHASMIHIDDYAAARELIAKLVRSCDKTTFETLKNNG; encoded by the coding sequence ATGAATCATGAAACTTTAGAACTTTTTAAAACATTGACGGAATTACCAGGTGCCTCGGGAAATGAACATGCAGTTCGGGGTTTCATGAGGAAGGAACTGGAAAAGTATTCGGATGAAATCGTCCAAGATCGCCTTGGCGGAATCTTTGGCGTGAAAAGGGGGAATGAGGAAGGTCCGACTGTACTTGTTGCCGGTCATATGGATGAAGTCGGCTTCATGGTCACTTCCGTAACGGAAAATGGCATGATCAGATTTCAGCCACTAGGCGGCTGGTGGAGCCAGGTGCTTTTGGCTCAACGGGTGGAAATCATTACTAATAATGGTCCGGTCATCGGGGTCATCGGTTCGATCCCGCCTCATTTACTTGAAGAATCGCAACGCTCAAAACCAATGGATATCAAAAATATGCTGATTGATATCGGTGCGGATGATAAGGAAGATGTGAAGAGAATAGGCATTAAGCCTGGACAGCAGATCGTGCCGATCTGTCCATTCACACCGATGGCCAATGAGAAGAAAATTCTTGCAAAAGCATGGGATAATCGTTATGGCTGCGGGCTGGCAATCGAGCTATTAAAAGATTTACACGGTGAAACATTGCCAAATGTTTTATATTCAGGAGCGACAGTACAGGAGGAGGTAGGATTGCGGGGGGCACAAACAGCCGCCTTCATGATCAAGCCGGATCTATTCTTCGCCTTGGATGCAAGCCCGGCAAACGATATGTCAGGCAGTAAAAGCGAATTTGGGCAGCTAGGGAAAGGCGCATTGCTTCGGATTTTGGACCGTACGATGGTTACGCATCGCGGCATGAGGGAATTCATCCTGGATACGGCCGAGTCGAATGATATTCCTTATCAGTATTTCGTTTCCCCAGGGGGCACGGACGCAGGCAAGGTCCATATTGCCAATGAAGGCATCCCAAGCGGCGTGATTGGCATTTGTTCCCGCTATATTCATACACATGCCTCGATGATTCATATTGATGATTATGCGGCTGCACGTGAATTGATTGCGAAATTGGTTCGTTCTTGTGATAAAACGACTTTCGAGACATTGAAGAATAACGGTTGA
- a CDS encoding DUF84 family protein produces MKIAVGSKNPAKVQAVRDVYEEAEIISLQVESGVSEQPFSDEETMEGAMTRARNCLVNSDAEIGIGLEGGVVKMKQGLFLCNWGAMATRDGSVFIAGGARVPLPDIVAGKLLRGEELGPVMDAFTKQTNISKKEGAIGVFTNERITRSDMFLHIMWMLAGQHEYELKI; encoded by the coding sequence ATGAAAATAGCGGTGGGCAGTAAAAATCCAGCGAAAGTACAAGCGGTGCGTGACGTTTATGAAGAGGCTGAAATCATTTCACTTCAAGTGGAAAGCGGGGTCTCCGAACAGCCGTTTTCGGATGAAGAAACGATGGAAGGGGCCATGACGCGTGCCCGGAATTGTTTGGTTAACAGTGATGCCGAAATCGGTATCGGGCTTGAAGGCGGTGTCGTGAAAATGAAGCAAGGACTGTTTCTTTGCAATTGGGGGGCGATGGCCACGAGAGACGGCTCCGTTTTCATTGCCGGTGGAGCAAGGGTTCCGCTGCCCGACATCGTCGCCGGGAAGCTGCTGCGCGGAGAAGAATTGGGACCGGTGATGGATGCCTTCACAAAGCAAACGAATATCAGTAAGAAGGAAGGGGCAATTGGCGTATTTACGAATGAGCGGATTACAAGGAGCGATATGTTCCTCCATATCATGTGGATGTTAGCCGGACAACATGAATATGAGCTGAAAATCTAA
- a CDS encoding YtnP family quorum-quenching lactonase — protein METLRIGDIKLTWLNGGVTHLDGGAMFGVVPKPLWSKKYPVNDKNQIELRTDPILVQANGLNMLIDSGIGNGKMNDKQKRNFGVAEESALVADLDTLGIGTNDIDYILMTHLHFDHACGLTKREGDAWVPVFERAEIITTQTEWNEMQNPNIRSKSTYWYENWEAIESLIRPFEDEKVITDGIKMIHTGGHSDGHAIIIIQDGGDRLIHMADIMPTHAHANVLWVLAYDDYPMTSIKAKERWMKDGLEKGSWYSFYHDAYYRAVKWDESGKEIIEELKRNR, from the coding sequence ATGGAAACTTTGCGAATAGGAGACATAAAATTAACGTGGTTGAATGGCGGCGTGACACACCTGGACGGAGGCGCGATGTTTGGTGTCGTACCAAAGCCGCTCTGGTCCAAGAAATATCCTGTTAACGACAAAAACCAAATCGAATTACGGACAGATCCGATATTGGTACAGGCCAATGGCTTGAACATGCTTATCGATTCCGGAATCGGCAATGGGAAGATGAATGACAAGCAAAAGCGGAACTTTGGAGTGGCGGAGGAATCGGCTCTCGTAGCGGACCTTGACACACTTGGGATTGGTACAAATGATATCGATTACATTTTGATGACCCATTTACATTTCGATCATGCCTGCGGTTTGACGAAACGTGAAGGTGACGCCTGGGTGCCTGTTTTCGAGCGTGCAGAAATCATTACGACCCAAACGGAATGGAATGAAATGCAAAATCCGAATATCCGCTCAAAAAGTACATATTGGTACGAAAACTGGGAAGCCATCGAGTCTCTTATAAGACCCTTTGAAGATGAGAAAGTTATAACCGACGGCATCAAAATGATTCACACTGGGGGTCATAGTGATGGACATGCAATCATCATCATCCAAGATGGAGGGGACAGGCTGATCCATATGGCCGATATCATGCCGACGCATGCCCATGCCAATGTCCTTTGGGTGCTCGCCTATGACGATTATCCAATGACATCCATCAAGGCAAAGGAAAGGTGGATGAAAGACGGGCTGGAAAAAGGGTCATGGTACAGCTTTTACCATGATGCATATTATCGGGCCGTCAAGTGGGATGAATCGGGTAAAGAGATCATCGAGGAATTGAAGCGGAACCGCTAA